CGAGGTGACTTGCCTGCGTGTCACTGGCCCGCGCTACTGGCACTACCGCGGGCACAGCGATCGTCCTCAGCGCGTCGCGCAAACGAACGGCAGCCACGCATGCAGCCACGAGGCTTCGGGCAGCCACGGTGCGACAAGGGTCAGCACGGCACTGGCGAGCAGGGCGGCCCCGGCGATGCGCCGCGCCGCGGGCCGAGCGCTGAAGCCGGCGAATCGCTGCGCGCCGAAACTGGCGAGCAGCATGGCCGGAAGCGTGCCCAGCCCGAATGCGGCCATCGTCAGTGCGCTGCGGGCCGCGTCCAGTTGCACCGTTGCGATCAGCAGCACCGTGTAGATGAAGCCGCACGGCATGAAACCCCAGACCATGCCGAACGCGAACGAGCGCGGCAGCGTCGTCACCGGCAGCAGCCGGCGTCCGAGCGGCGCGATGTGCGACCACAGGCGCCGACCGGCGCCGAAGCCGACCTCGCGCACGCTTCCGAACGCGACCAATGCCCCGAGCACCAATGCGCCGGCGGCGACGATGCGCAGGATTCGGCGCAAGTTGTCGGTATCGAGCAAGCCGAGCAGGCCGCCGAACACCCCGCCGAGCAGCAAGCCGGCCAGGGAGTAGGAGGCGACACGGCCGAGTTGGTAGCCCACCAGCAGCCGTGGGCGCGGACGGCCGCTCGCGTCCTTGACCGTGGCGATGCCTAAGGCGGCAGAGATGCCGCCGCACATGACCAGGCAGTGGCCGCTGGCGGCCAGGCCCAGCAGCAGTGCGGCGGCTATCGTGAGCACGACGTTCATTCGTGCCTTTCGCCCGGCGGGGGCGGCTCGTCGAGCAGCGGCAGCAGCCGCGGTGTGTCCATGTCTTCGAACTGATCGTGCTCGACCGCCCAGAAGAAAGCGATGCCGGCGCCGATCAGCAGCACGATCGACAGCGGGATCATCACGACCAGGATGTTCATGCCACGCGGCCCAGGTCGGCGGCTGCGGCTGAGGGCACAGGCACGGGCGCGGCCGGCGTGCGCCGGCCGATGCGCAGTGCATTGAGTAC
This genomic interval from Burkholderiaceae bacterium contains the following:
- a CDS encoding sulfite exporter TauE/SafE family protein; amino-acid sequence: MNVVLTIAAALLLGLAASGHCLVMCGGISAALGIATVKDASGRPRPRLLVGYQLGRVASYSLAGLLLGGVFGGLLGLLDTDNLRRILRIVAAGALVLGALVAFGSVREVGFGAGRRLWSHIAPLGRRLLPVTTLPRSFAFGMVWGFMPCGFIYTVLLIATVQLDAARSALTMAAFGLGTLPAMLLASFGAQRFAGFSARPAARRIAGAALLASAVLTLVAPWLPEASWLHAWLPFVCATR